A window of Streptomyces caniferus contains these coding sequences:
- a CDS encoding Uma2 family endonuclease, which yields MTIELTDRTEMAESGELDDWFERLEQVHIPEGYKVEIVEGNVHMAPQRDVHWQTIRRIVRALEDRFGMDAPVTSDVRIDFPGELNGFAPDVAKFADDAEKDELGRWRYQDVEFVAEVISKGTAANDYGPKKKAYAAAGVPVYVIVDPYLGCCRVFTRPRGDDYMSDLTLKYGEPIDLTGSFADLTLSTEEFPRD from the coding sequence GTGACCATCGAACTGACCGACAGGACCGAGATGGCCGAGAGCGGCGAGCTGGACGACTGGTTCGAGCGGCTGGAGCAGGTGCACATCCCCGAGGGCTACAAGGTGGAGATCGTCGAGGGGAACGTGCACATGGCGCCGCAGCGGGATGTCCACTGGCAGACCATCCGCAGGATCGTGCGGGCGCTGGAGGACCGCTTCGGGATGGACGCCCCGGTCACCTCCGACGTACGGATCGATTTCCCCGGCGAGTTGAACGGCTTCGCCCCGGACGTCGCCAAGTTCGCCGACGATGCCGAGAAGGACGAGCTGGGCCGCTGGCGCTACCAGGATGTCGAGTTCGTCGCCGAAGTCATCTCCAAGGGCACCGCGGCGAATGACTACGGCCCGAAGAAGAAGGCCTACGCCGCCGCCGGGGTCCCCGTGTATGTGATCGTCGACCCTTATCTCGGCTGTTGCCGTGTCTTCACCCGCCCGCGGGGCGACGACTACATGAGCGACCTCACCCTCAAATACGGCGAGCCCATCGACCTGACCGGCAGCTTCGCCGACCTCACCCTCTCCACCGAAGAATTCCCCCGCGACTGA
- a CDS encoding helix-turn-helix domain-containing protein produces the protein MFGEVLRHFREAAGLTQEELSNKIPCDRSQVARVEAGTRVPQEAFARQCDELLQTGGVLLRLWGRIDWYPEVQHPDWFERRAEMDAVTVGLRQYQAQVMPGLLQSEEYARELFSDLGNREKAEERVRARLSRQGRFLADGGPLYVAVLDESCLRNLVGSPAVMRGQCAHLLAVGQRPNIRIQVAPAQRPEIVRPKTSMTLITLPKGEQWVYSESLDRGHFHDDPAVFARHSQTYDVLRADALSAPESAALIGDFMEGYGDHEQAPAEHSHMDQEQLQRPRRRRLHRNSPRYPRRRPRP, from the coding sequence GTGTTCGGGGAGGTGTTGCGGCACTTCCGGGAGGCGGCGGGGCTCACTCAGGAGGAGCTCTCGAACAAGATCCCGTGCGACCGTTCGCAGGTGGCCCGCGTCGAGGCGGGCACGCGCGTACCGCAGGAAGCCTTCGCCCGGCAGTGCGATGAACTGCTGCAGACGGGCGGGGTGCTGCTGCGGTTATGGGGGCGGATCGACTGGTATCCCGAGGTGCAGCATCCGGACTGGTTCGAGCGGCGGGCGGAGATGGATGCGGTGACGGTGGGCCTGCGTCAGTATCAAGCGCAGGTCATGCCGGGACTGTTGCAGTCGGAGGAGTACGCACGGGAGCTGTTCTCCGACCTCGGCAACAGGGAGAAGGCGGAAGAGCGCGTTAGGGCCCGACTCAGCCGACAGGGACGCTTCCTCGCTGATGGCGGCCCCTTGTACGTCGCGGTCCTGGACGAGAGCTGCCTGCGCAACCTCGTGGGAAGCCCGGCCGTCATGCGCGGCCAGTGTGCACACCTGCTGGCAGTGGGGCAGCGTCCCAACATTCGCATCCAGGTCGCTCCGGCTCAGCGCCCAGAAATCGTCCGGCCCAAGACCTCGATGACGCTGATCACCCTGCCGAAGGGGGAGCAGTGGGTCTACTCGGAGTCGCTGGACCGGGGCCATTTCCACGACGATCCGGCCGTCTTCGCCCGCCACAGCCAGACCTATGATGTGCTCCGGGCGGATGCTCTGTCAGCCCCCGAATCCGCCGCGCTGATCGGCGACTTCATGGAAGGGTACGGGGACCATGAACAAGCACCAGCTGAGCACAGCCATATGGATCAAGAGCAGCTACAGCGACCGCGACGGCGGCGACTGCATCGAAATAGCCCCCGGTATCCCCGACGCCGTCCCCGTCCGTGA
- a CDS encoding DUF5988 family protein has translation MADTAAKAVLEGGPEELPERIVPVDPPGAELKIPFRNGYEHFRATSRQQHTAEGALPVYEWWERTELPG, from the coding sequence ATGGCTGACACAGCGGCGAAAGCGGTGCTCGAAGGCGGACCCGAGGAGCTTCCCGAGCGGATCGTGCCGGTCGACCCTCCCGGGGCCGAGCTGAAGATCCCGTTCCGGAACGGCTACGAACACTTCCGGGCCACCAGCCGGCAGCAGCACACCGCCGAGGGGGCCCTGCCCGTCTACGAGTGGTGGGAGCGGACGGAGCTGCCCGGGTAA
- a CDS encoding DUF397 domain-containing protein, translated as MWIKSSYSDRDGGDCIEIAPGIPDAVPVRDSKDPHGPVLVFPTGGWSTFVGALKRGEFPAAV; from the coding sequence ATATGGATCAAGAGCAGCTACAGCGACCGCGACGGCGGCGACTGCATCGAAATAGCCCCCGGTATCCCCGACGCCGTCCCCGTCCGTGACAGCAAGGACCCGCACGGCCCCGTACTGGTCTTCCCGACGGGCGGCTGGTCGACATTCGTCGGCGCGCTCAAGCGCGGGGAGTTCCCCGCGGCCGTCTGA
- a CDS encoding malate dehydrogenase: MTRTPVNVTVTGAAGQIGYALLFRIASGHLLGADVPVKLRLLEIPQGLKAAEGTAMELDDCAFPLLQGIDISDDPNVAFDGANVALLVGARPRTKGMERGDLLEANGGIFKPQGKAINDHAADDIKVLVVGNPANTNALIAQAAAPDVPAERFTAMTRLDHNRALSQLSKKTGTPVSEIQKLTIWGNHSATQYPDIFHATVAGKNAAETVNDEKWLAEDFIPTVAKRGAAIIEARGASSAASAANAAIDHVHTWVNGTAAGDWTSMGIPSDGSYGVPEGLISSFPVTTKDGKYEIVQGLEINDFSRERIDASVKELTEEREAVRGLGLLG; this comes from the coding sequence ATGACCCGCACTCCCGTCAATGTGACCGTGACCGGCGCCGCCGGCCAGATCGGTTACGCACTCCTCTTCCGCATCGCTTCCGGACATCTGCTCGGCGCGGACGTGCCGGTCAAGCTGCGCCTCCTGGAGATCCCCCAGGGTCTGAAGGCCGCCGAGGGCACCGCCATGGAGCTGGACGACTGCGCCTTCCCGCTGCTGCAGGGCATCGACATCTCGGACGACCCGAACGTGGCCTTCGACGGTGCGAACGTCGCGCTGCTCGTCGGCGCCCGCCCCCGTACCAAGGGCATGGAGCGCGGTGACCTCCTGGAGGCCAACGGCGGCATCTTCAAGCCGCAGGGCAAGGCCATCAACGACCACGCCGCGGACGACATCAAGGTCCTGGTCGTCGGCAACCCGGCCAACACCAACGCCCTGATCGCCCAGGCCGCCGCGCCGGACGTACCCGCCGAGCGCTTCACCGCGATGACGCGTCTGGACCACAACCGCGCGCTCTCGCAGCTCTCGAAGAAGACCGGCACCCCGGTGTCCGAGATCCAGAAGCTGACGATCTGGGGCAACCACTCCGCCACCCAGTACCCCGACATCTTCCACGCCACGGTCGCCGGCAAGAACGCCGCCGAGACCGTCAACGACGAGAAGTGGCTGGCCGAGGACTTCATCCCGACCGTCGCCAAGCGCGGTGCGGCGATCATCGAGGCCCGTGGCGCGTCCTCCGCCGCCTCCGCCGCCAACGCCGCCATCGACCACGTCCACACCTGGGTCAACGGCACCGCCGCCGGCGACTGGACCTCGATGGGCATCCCCTCGGACGGCTCCTACGGCGTCCCGGAGGGCCTGATCTCCTCCTTCCCCGTCACCACCAAGGACGGCAAGTACGAGATCGTCCAGGGCCTGGAGATCAACGACTTCTCCCGCGAGCGCATCGACGCGTCGGTGAAGGAGCTCACGGAGGAGCGCGAGGCCGTCCGCGGTCTCGGCCTCCTCGGCTGA